AGTGCGGAGATATTCCTGTGTCTATGATAGCGATCGTAACGCCTTCCCCGCAAAGGGAACCTGAAAACACACTTTTTCGGAGCTTTTTGTTTTTTGCATTTTTTTTTCCTATAAGTGAAAAAGGGTCGTTAAGTACAGAAGTTGTTTCAATAGGTAGTTTAGAAACTTCTGCATCCATTGAAATGAGTGAAATATTTGCATTGCATTTTATTTTACTGAGTTTTTTTATAGGTACTTCAACGCATAGTGCGTTAATAAAAGGCAGTTCATATTTAATTTTTCCATAATTGTCTAAAATACATTGTCGGGTCTGATTCATATTTTTTTTAGAATATATAATGACAGGCATTGTGCCCTTATTATTCTTCATTTTCAAGCCCTCCTTATAAGGTGCAATTCTAAGTTTATATCATAATATGCAAGGGACAAGTTCTGTGACATTCTGCATTTAGCAAAACCTTCTAGCCATAATACGTTTGCCCAAAAGCGTTTTATTTGGTATAATACAAAGGATTATAAAACTATTAACAGCAGGGGATCAGGGAGGTCGCATTATATGGACTCAAAAAAAGTACTAATAATCGAGGATGAGAAAGCAATCTCAGACATTATAAAATTTAACTTAAAAAAAGAAGGATTTGAAGTAGATTTCGCCTATGACGGGCAGGAGGGTCTTGGAAAGGCATTGAACACCCAGCCGGATTTAATTTTGCTGGATGTGATGCTGCCGTCAATGGATGGTTTTCAGGTATGCAAGCGCGTACGGGAGGGGAGCACTGTTCCGATTATCATGCTTACGGCTAAGGAAGAAGAGGTAGATAAGGTCCTTGGGCTTGAGCTGGGGGCGGATGACTACATAACGAAGCCTTTTGGAATGAGAGAGCTAATCGCCAGGATAAAGGCAAACCTGAGAAGAATAGAATTGGTTTCAGGAGCGGCAAACGATCCATCAAATATTTTGAATTTTGGAAACCTTGAAATCGATATGAACAGATATGAGGTCAGAAAAAGCGATCAGGTATTGGAATTAACGCTAAGAGAATTTGAATTATTAAAATATTTGGCAGAGCGGGAAAATAAGGTTTTTTCAAGAGAGCAGCTCTTGGAAGAGGTCTGGGGATATGAATATTATGGTGATATCAGGACGGTTGACGTTACGGTCAGAAGGCTGAGAGAAAAGCTGGAGGACGATTCCAGTACGCCTAAATACATTATGACCAAGAGAGGTATAGGGTATTACTTTAGGAGACCATAAGGTATGAATATAAAAAAATTTAGTCACAGCATGAGATGGAAGCTTGTGTTGATTTACTGCTTATTAGTATTCATAGCGACGACCATTATCGGGGTGCTCATCATGAGCAGGCTTGAAGCCTATTACATTGATTCAACAAAAAAGAATTTGACAGATACGCTGCAGGGAGGGACGCTCATCTCTTCACTTAAAACGTATGACAAGCTGAGCGACCATCAGGAAGAAATACAATCGAATATAGAGGCGTGGAGCAAGACCATTCAGGAAGAGATTTTTGTTATTGATGATAATTTTATGATTATTGCTTCAAATAATGCAAATCAGGGGAAAAGTGCGGTTGGTATGCTGGATACTCCTCTCATTATGACTACCTTGGCAAAAGGAGAAGCCTCCCAGTCCTATGGCAGCATTATTAGCAAGAATACGACCATACCGGTGATGAATATGGCTTTTCCCATAGGGGAAGGTAAGAACAATTCCGGTGTTATATATCTTCGAGTGGATATGACCAGTATTTATAATACCATAAACCAATCGAAGCAGATATTTATACAGGCGATGATCGTGGGACTGGTCATTACGGTTATTTTAGGAACGCTTATTGCAAGAAGTATTACAACGCCTATTAACGATGTGACAGAAAAAGCAGAGAAAATGGCTCAAGGTGACTTTTCACAGGAAGTAAGTGTAAAGTCGAAGGATGAAATCGGACGGCTGGCGGACATGTTCAATCTGCTGAGAACGCAGTTGGATGCCACATTATTTGAGATGTCCAGCGAAAAAAATAAAATGGAGACTATCCTGAAACATATGGCGGATGGCCTGATTGCTGTTAATCTGGACGGTCAGATCATACATGCCAATCCTGCGGCTGCTCAAATATTGAAGGTAACTCCGGAGGACATACAAAATGAAAGCTACAATACACTTATAAAGCCGCTCAATGAGGAACTGGGCTTGGAACAGCTCATGGCGAAGTGTAAGTCGGGAGAACTTTCGGATGTATTTGAAAAATCCGGAAGTACGTATTCTACCAGATACGATTGGTTTAAAGACGAAGACGGCAATGATGTAGGAATTATTATTCTTATTGAGGATATTACACAAAGACAGAAGCTTGAAAATATGCAAATGGATTTTGTAGCCAATGTGTCTCATGAACTAAAGACACCACTGACTACGATTAAAAGCTACACGGAAACACTTTTGGACGGCGGTGTGGACGATCCGGAGATAAGGAGTGAGTTTCTTGAAATCATAGACAACGAGGCAGACCGCATGAACCGGCTGGTCAAGGATCTGTTGCAGCTTTCCAGGCTGGACAACAATCAGGAGATTTTGAACCGAAAGGAAGGAAATCTGATCAGTCTTTTGAAGGCGGCAGTTAAAAAAATAGAGTTGACTGCGAAGAATAAGGATCAGCATTTGAACTGCTTATTTAATCCGGAAGAGCGTATTCCTGTGGATATGGATAAAGATCGGATTGAGCAGGTCATATTAAACGTTATAAGTAATGCTATAAAATATACCCCGGAGGGCGGGCGAATTGATATTGACGCATTGAAGAGGGATAAGACTGCTGTGATAACGGTAACGGATAACGGAATAGGAATTCCGGAATCTGAAAAAAGCAGAATCTTTGAACGATTCTTCCGTGTGGACAAGGCTCGCTCCAGAGCCATGGGCGGAACCGGACTGGGGCTCGCCATCTCAAAACAGATCGTGGAAGGCCATCAGGGGACGATTCAGCTGGAAAGCCGAGAAGGAAGGGGAACAAAGGTTATGATCACTCTTCCGCTTTCGCTTAAAAAGGGAATAAGGAATATAGAATAATAGTACAAAACGCAAAGTTTAAAAATAGCACTTTAAAATAAGGTGCTATTTTTTTTGTAATTACGTAAATTTTGTTAAGTTTACACATTTCAACCCCTAAATACCACATTTCAGCTAAAGGGGGTTGAATTGGTAAATTTTTATAGGTAGAATAAAATAGGTGGGAATTTTTACAAAAGAAGGAGATTAAAAAATGAGTGTAAATTTATGGGGCAGAATAAGAAGCAATGTATCACAAGACCCCACAGCAAAAAGACTGACTGCAAGCAAAGAAGCAGAAGTAAAGAGTGAGTTTAGAGAGGTATTTAAGGCCCAAAAATCAGCTGTAAAAAAAGTAGAAAGTAAGGATGGAGATACTTTGACCATATCTCAAAATGTGACGATAGCACAAAAAATGAACGAACTTAGGGAAATCCACGAACGGACGGATTATAGCGGCATGACGGATGTGGAAAGGTATCGGTTGATTACAGATCGGTATGAAGAGGTTTTTCCATGCATGGGTGGCAAACTGGAAACAAATTATGATAAGTATAAACCGGTAGCAGAACAAATAGTTAAAGAGTTGGATCAGGCAATACCGGGATATTCATATTTATCGAAATATGACGGAGAAAATTATACCGAATTTCTAAAAACAGTCAGAGGATACCAAGGATTATCAAAGGAAGAGCTAATTGAGAAAACAAACGAAAGATATTTAAAAGAAGGATCCCTTACAGAAAAAGCCCAGATTATGAGAGAATTATGGGGATTGGGGGTAATAGACGGAGAAACTTATGGAATATTTACGGCAAGTTTAGGATATTTAGAAAGACAAGAATATAGAAAGACTTTTAATGTGTTCAATCTGGATGAACAATCCGATCACTATAGAAATTGGATTAAAAATGGAGGAATGGAAAATTTAAAGGTTGACTGGGAAGAATTAAAAAAGAATCTGTTTGAGAACATAGATGTAAAAAAGCTCTATGGGGAGGAGAAGAAAGAAGAATTTAACAATCTTTTTGAAATATTGGGGGGAAAATAGCTATGATAAAAAATGTGTGTATAAATTTTTATAAAAAAACTAAAAACTAGCACTTTAAATTTGAGGTGCTATTTTTTAGTTTTTGGCATATATATGAAATACGAAGGGGGAGTCTATATGGAGAACCATGTTTTAAATATTGATAACCGGGAACGGCTGACTGTAACGGAAGTAGCCGATGTGGACAGCTTTAACGAAGAAACGATATTGATCACTTTAAAAAGCGGAGGACTGGTCATTAAGGGACAGAAATTACATATTCAAAAACTGGATCTTGCGGAAGGAAAAGCCATCATTACAGGAGAAATAAATTCTGCGGTATATACGGAGAAAAAGAATAAAAGTGAAAAAAGTTTAGTCAGGAGGATTTTTGAATAATGGTTGTGTCTTCAGGCGCGGCCATTTTACATAGCTTTAAAATAAATCTAATTCTTACCGATCTAATAAAAACACAAATTTTCGAGAGTTTAGTCATGCTTGGCTGCGGTATGGTGGTCGCTCTTTTATATGGGCTCTTTACCAGACATATTAAAGTATTTATAAAAAAGGGGTTCCTTGCAGCGGTTTATGAGGTTTTGTTTTGGGTCTTTGCCGGGATAGTTACGTGCCAATTTTTGTATTACTGTTCCTATGGTGCAATCAGTATTCATGTAATATGTGCATTTGTATGCGGAGTTTTCTTGTGGAATTTATTGTTTTATGCTACAATATCAGTGGGTGACGGCAAATGTTCAAACAAAAGAAAAAAAGAAGCAGAGAGTTTAAGAACTCCGATAAAATAATTGATCTGGAGCAGGCGCGGACCGAGAGGCGGGCAAGAAGGAAACAAGCCGCCAACAAGAGACAGAATAAGGGCAGGAAGGCTGCTTCAGAAGAATTGTCAGAGAGAAAAGTAAATAAAAGGAATAGAAAGAGGCTTATCTATCTATGTGTAATATTGGGTATTATGCTGGTCATAGGTGTGTCTATTTTTCATGTCTTTTCTTTGCAAAGAGAATACAAGAATATTGCCGCCCAAAACAAGGCTTTAAAGGAACAACGACAAGATCTTACCGAAGAACTTGGAAATGTGAATAATCCGGAATATATAGAACAGCAGGCACGGCAGCAGCTAAAGATGGTCAAGCCGGGCGAGGTTCTGTATGTTTTACCGCAGAAGGGGGTAACGGGAGCCGCTATCGTTCCTAAAAGACATACAGATCTGATGCCTGCGGGAGAAGCCTCTGATTAGAAAGGGATGAAAATGGAAAGTATAGCAGAAGTGATAATCGTAGAGGGCAGGGATGATCAGGCCGCTGTAAAGCGGGCCATTGATACCTTGACGATTGCGACCCATGGATACGGAATCAGAAAATCCACATGGGAATTAATAGAGCAGGCATATGATACCAAAGGGATCATTATCTTTACCGACCCGGATTTTGCGGGAGAGGAGATACGAAGAAGGCTTAGGGAGAAGTTCCCCAATGCCAAGCATGCCTACTTATCCAGAGAGGATGCGACGGCGGCAGGCGATATAGGCATAGAAAATGCAAAGCCTGCAGCGATTTTAGAAGCATTGGAAAAGGCGCACTGTACAAAAGCAACGCCGAGTAAAGAATTTTCCATGCAGGATCTGATGAAGCATGGACTTGCAGGCGGACCCGGAGCTTCCGATAAAAGAGGAAAGCTGGGCAAGGCCTTAGGCATCGGATATGGAAATTCCGCAGCTTTTTTGAACAAGCTGAACCAATACGGGATTGCCAGACATGAATTTGAAGAGGAAGCAGGAAAACTTGAATGAAATTATACGCACCATCCACCATTAGGCAGATAAAGGACAAGTACGGCTTTAGGCTTTCAAAGAGCCTCGGTCAAAATTTTCTTACCGACAAAAATATTATTGATAAGATTATAGAGGAATCCTTTATTGGTGAGCATGATCTGGTTATTGAAATTGGACCGGGAATCGGTGTCCTTACCTCAGAAGCAGCGGAGCAGGGAGGAAAAATCATCGCCGTGGAGATCGATAAGAATTTGATTCCGATCTTACAAGAAACTCTGGAAGGATATGACAACGTTGAAATTTTAAACAGAGATATTTTGAAGACAGATCTAAACGAAATTATCGAGCAAAATCCCATTATAAACGGCGGCCCGGTAAATTCGGTGCGGATCATTGGAAATCTGCCTTATTACATTACAACCCCTATTATTATGAAAATTTTAGAAGACGGGACGAAGGCCGACAGCATTACGATCATGATGCAAAAAGAGGTGGCGGACCGGATTAAGGCTCAAGCAGGGAAAAAAGCATATGGAGCTTTGTCTGTTGCCGTTCAATATTATTGCACGGTAAATCACGTGGCAAATGTTCCGAAAGAAGTGTTCGTACCACAGCCGAAGGTGGATTCTACAGTTATCAGGCTGGACATACGAACCGAGAAACCGGTAGCGCTGAAGGATGAAAAGATTTTCTTCCAATGCGTAAAAGCCGGATTTGGACAGAGAAGAAAGACCATGTCGAATTCTCTTACAGGAGTGTGTGGACTATCTAAAGAACAAGTGGGACAAGTGTTGGAATCCATTGGTGTGGATTCCCAAAGACGAGCAGAAACCATGAATATAGAAGAATTTGCTATGTTGGCAAATGCGGTTTATGACATGGTCAGGCTGCAGCTGTAATTTAAAAACCGGCACAAATTTTACACACAAGGGGAAAGGGAAAAGGAAGTATAGGATATGGAAAAGTGTAAACAGTTTTTTATGAAGTATTTGCATAATGCCGTTGCTATTTCTATAGTGTTGGCGTTTGCTTTAAATTTGATAATAGAATCATTTGCAAGACAGTCACTGATGAATGGATTTCAGTTTTTTTTGGATTCACCGCTAGTATTCTTGTATAATGTTTTTATCATATTTGCCACCTTGTCGCTGGCATTAGTCATTAAAAGAAGGGTATTTTCTTATGTGATTATTTCAGTCGTATGGCTGGGGCTTGGAATTACCAATGGTGTAATACTGGCTAACCGTATGACGCCGTTTACGACAAAGGATTTTGAGGTGCTGGAAGATGGTCTTTCCATTGTAACCAACTATCTGTCTACAGTAGAAATTATTTTGGCCTGCGTGGGCGTGGTAATTGCGATCATTCTTATAGCGCTGCTGTTTAAATTTGCACCAAAGAAGAAAACTCAAATTAATTATAAGAAAAATGTGGTGCTGCTGCTGGCAATCGTACTGAGTTTAGTCGGAGCAACCGATCTGGCCATAAAAAATAAGGTAGTGGATACCTTTTTCGGAAATCTGGCGTATGCCTACAGAGACTATGGTATGCCGTACTGTTTTATAAATACTTGGCTGAATACCGGAATTCGTCAGCCTGCGGGCTATTCTGAAGAGGCTATTCGGTCGATATTTGATAAGGGAGAGCTTGGAAGTAATGATTATGCCACTTTTAGTGAAAAGGATGATGGCAAAGAGCATCCTAATGTAATATTTCTCCAGATGGAATCGTTTATTGATCCCACATTACTGAAGGATATTACATATTCGAAGGATCCGATTCCAAATTTCAGAGCATTGGAAAAGAACTATTCTACGGGGTATCTGACGGTTCCCGTTGTAGGAGCAGGAACGGCCAATACAGAATTTGAAATGCTTACAGGCATGAGCGTCAAGTTCTTCGGGCCGGGAGAATATCCGTATAAATCTATTCTTACGGAGGCGACCTGCGAAAGTATTCCATACGATTTAAAATCGATCGGATACGGTACGCACGCTGTTCATAATCACAGGGCGGTCTTTTACGGCAGAAATAAAGTCTTTGCAAACTTAGGCTTTGACACGTTCACAAGTGTAGAATATATGAATCACGTAGTTAGAACCCCTAAGAACTGGGAGAAGGATTTTGTGCTGACAGATCAGGTCATGGACGCATTGCAATCTACCAAGCAGGAGGATTTCATTTATACTTGTTCCGTTCAGGGACACGGTAAATATCCAACGGAGCAGGTAATCAAGGACCCTGAAATCGTTGTTACCAAGGCACCTACCACGGAACTGAAATGGCAGTATGAATACTATGCCAATCAGATCCATGAAATGGATCAATTCATCGGAGAGCTGACAGAACGGCTTAAAAAATATGATGAAAAGGTGGTTCTGGTGATTTACGGAGATCATCTCCCGGCTTTAGAAATGACCGAAGATGAAATGAAGACCGGCTCGCTGTTCAAGACCCAGTATGTTATTTGGAGCAACTTCCCGATGCAAAAAGTGGATAAAGATATGTATTCTTACCAAGTGGGGGCTGATGTCCTCGACCGGCTGGGGCTTCATATGGGCGTGATGAACAAATATCATCAGGATCATATGGACAGTCAGACGTATAAGGCAGATATGAGGAAGCTGGAGTATGATATGCTTTATGGGAAAAAGTATATCTTTAATGGAGAAAATCCGTATAAAAAAGTGGATATGAAGATGGGTGTAAAGCCAATAAAAATAACAAATATTGTACGAATCGGCGATAAGTTATATATAAAGGGTGAAAACTTTACCGAATACAGTAAAATCTCTTTAGACGGAAAAATTTTAAAAACAATATTTTTAGGTTCTTCTATCCTGGGGCTTCAGGAAGATGTGGATTTGAATGCCGTAAACAGAATGAAAGTCAGCCAGGTAGAGAAAAACAAAGAAATTTTAAGTACAACAGAATAGAAGGTGAAAAGTATGCTGCCATCATTGGAAACGGAACGATTGATATTGAGACCATTTACAACGGACGATGCAGAGGGGCTGTTTGCTTATGCAAGCAATCCTAACGTAGGACCTCGAGCCGGTTGGAAGCCTCATGCGGATGTAGAGGAATCCAGGAGAATTATTTGTGAGCTTTTTTTGACAGATCGCTTCTGGGCTGTTATCGAAAAGCAAAGCGGCAAGTTAATCGGAAGCATTGGGCTGGAAACGGATAAACGCAGGCCGGATATTGCAAGTAGGGAGCTTGGCTATTCGCTGGCGGAAGAGTGCTGGGGAAAAGGCATCATGACAGAGGCTGCCAAAGAGGCCATTCGATATGCTTTTGAAGAAATGAAGCTGGACGTTGTGGCGATCTGCACGAGCCTGACCAACGAAAGGTCTGCCGGAGTCATCCGAAAATGCGGATTTAAATATGAAGGCACGGAACGGTCCTGTTATAAAATTTATGATGGGAGCCTGCGGGACTCCCGATGCTTTTCTTTGCTGAAATCAGAATGGGAAGCCTTAAGGTGAGGTCATGGCAGCAGAGATAAAAGGGCTGATTGAAATACGCGATAGGGAAAAGGTGATAAGGACTCTGATGAGTGCGTTCTCAGATTATCCGCAATTAGCCCAGGCGTTTCCGGATAAAAGTAGACGGCTTATCGTCATGGAAGCTGCCCTGCGGTTCTACGCCGCCTTCGGTATGCGATACGGAGGTGCTTATGCTTTAGATCCTGCGTGTCAGGGTGTGGCGATCCTCCTTCCTTCCCAGAAAAGAAAAGGATCTGCGTTAAAATACTTTTTTGCCGGGAGCTATTCCTCCCAATATAAGCGTGCCGTATCCAGGATGACGGAAGAAGAACACCGCATCCGGACAGAACTGTTTGCGGAGATATCCCAGATGGAGACGGAGATAAAGTTTCCGCCGAAATACCTCTATATCAGTTATCTGGGAGTGAGACCTGAATATCAGGGTCAGGGAAATGGGCGTATGCTGATGAACCGGCTTGTGGAGTATGGAGAGAAGAAAGAACTGCCCATTGTATTAATTACCAGTGAACCCAAAGAGGTTCCGTTTTATCAAAGCATGGGATTTAAGATGATGGGGATAACCAGTTCAAGGAAGTTTCAGTTTATAAATATTTATCTTATAAAATGATAATCGAAAGATAGGATTTCATAGGAGTTCAGAAAAGAGGGAGATAGACATGCTTATTGTATTGATTTTTTTAATTATCTGTATAATTCTTATAATTGCAGCATATTTGAGCATGAAGGTAAAAAAACCAGAAGAAAAAAAGAGCATGCCGGAAGGGCTGGAACCAGCTTTTCTGCAATACTGTGAATTATTGCTGACACAATTAAAGCTAAAAATAAAGGAAGTAGAGCTTTCTCAGTTCAAGTTACTTGCCGAGGTTCCCTTTGAAGACGGAAAGTTTGAATATTACAGCTTTGATTACAGCATTACGCCGGAGAAAGCGGTAATTGACAGCAACGGAATTATTTTAAATTCCAGAGAGCTGTTATCAAAAGCGGGCGTAAAGGGAAATCCACTGCTGCTGTTCTTTAGAAAGGGGGAGGATGAGGTCTCTGAAATATCCTTCCCGGATGACCGGGATATTGCTCAAAAAGGGTATAAAGGATATATAAACTATCGGTACAGCAATCTGAAGGATTGGTCTCTCGATGAAGAATATTCGTTAAAGGTGGATGACCACATCATTACACTGTGGGAGAATCTGGAGGGAGAAGCCCCGTTTCCATATGCTGTGCAGACCAGAGAGCGCACCCGGGATTTCCTCAGCTATACCGCGCAATATACGGATACTTGGGAGGGTCAGGGCATTAAAGTCAACACATGGATACAGTTTGAAAAGAAGAGAGAGCTGATTTATTGGATCAAAAGTACAAATCCAGTGGCAGAGACTCATCGGGGAATCCATGTGGGGAGTACCTTGCAGGAATTAAAGGAAAAATACCGTGGAGATCTAGCCTATGAAGAGGACTTCAAGGGAGCAGGAGACTGCTTTGGTTTTATTCCCAATGATAATACTAAGCGATACATAGCATTCTTTGTGGCAGACGAAAAGGTCACTGAAATCTGGATAACCGACGCCTTTGACGAGCGGCCTTTCAAGAAGTCCTTCGGTTATGTGGACGAGGATGTAAAATGGCAGGTGTATGATTATTCCGATAAGCTGTCGGAACGATATGCCAGAGAAATTTACGTAGGGCAGCATAAATCTGATTTGGATCCGGATAAGGTATTTAATTCCTTTATTGCAAAGGAGCTTCCAATGGCTGCGATTCTGGAAACCGGCCTTTTCAAAGACGGTCCCGGAGAAAGAACGTATTATATTGTATGTCAGAAAAAGGAAAGCGGAGAAAAGTTCAATATAGAGGTCGTATTAAAGAGGATCAAGCTGGAGCATTCTGTAGCCGTAGAAGAAATATGGGCCGCAGAAAAGTACAGGACTCAGATGATTGCAAGCTAAAGGAGAGAGATCATTGGCTAAGACATCAAAGATTAAAACCAATGCATTGAGACATTTGGATGCTGAAAAAATCCGTCACAATGTATATGAATATGAGGCGCCGGAAGGATTTTTGGATGGCGTATCTGTTGCGAAGGCAACGGGAATGGACGTTACTAAGGTGTATAAAACTTTGGTAACTCAAGGCTCCAGTAAGGAACACTACGTGTGTGTCATACCGGTGGCAGAGGAACTGGATTTAAAAAAGGCCGCCAAGCATTTCGGTGAGAAAAAAATTGAAATGATTCCGGCAAAGGAAATAACCAATGTAACCGGGTATATCAAAGGCGGTTGTTCTCCTATCGGGATGAAAAAGCAATTTAAGACCGCTATTGACAGCCATGCAAAGGATTTGGAGCAGATCGTTGTAAGTGCCGGAAAGGTTGGGCTTCAAATGGAGCTTGCTGTTCCGGATCTGGTATCTGTAACCGGTGCTGAATTGGCCGATTTGATTGTGGTATAATGATTCTATTGATTGAAGTCGGCGTTGCCGCAGGGAAAGAATCATTGCATCACACGGCGACGTAGCTTGTGTGTATAATAATTCTATTGATTTCAATAAAAAAGAATGTCTCTCGGAGACATTCTTTTTAAATGGAATATTTTATAGTTTTTCAGTAATAAAAATGTAATGATTATAAATATGCAATGGTCTCTATTTCAACGAGAACATCCTTCGGAAGGCGTGCAACTTCCACTGCGGATCGGGACGGATAGGAACCCTCCGTGAAAAATGTTGCATAGACCTCATTGATTTTGCCAAAATCGTTCATATCTTTGATGAACACAGTGGTCTTTAAAACCTTATCTAAAGAGCTTCCGGCCTCTTCTAAAATGGCTTTGATATTTTTAAATACCTGCTCCGTCTGCTCCTCAATGGTAGTTCCGATGATTTCACCAGTCTCCGGATTTAAAGGAACCTGTCCGGAAGTGAATACCAGATTACCGAAAATGTTACCCTGTGAATAGGGTCCGATAGCAGCGGGAGCTGCTGATGTTGCCACTACTTTACGCATGTTAAATCCTCCTTAGAATAGATAAAATTTTTTCTATAATTTACTACTTCCATTATAAAACTTTATTTCAAGCTATTCAAGTCCGATAAATATGTAATTATTAATACAGATGAATAAATATGCAAAAAAATTACTAGCATTCCAATAATGCATATGCTAAAATAGATTGTTAATTCGCTACAGTAAAAAAGATAATAGGAAAACGAACATGAAAAATTTTAACAGAGATATATTTTTGATAGGTTTTATGGGTACTGGGAAGTCTGCCATTTCAAGTCAATTAGGAGAAATGATGGCGCTGGAAGTGTTGGATACAGATGCTTTGATCGTAAACAGTACTGGGATGAGTATTCCGGAGATTTTTGAAAGAAAAGGACAGGATTATTTCAGGACACAGGAGACTGAAATACTTCAAAAAATATCGAAGACTAAAAGGCATGTTATTTCCTGTGGCGGAGGGGTTGTCTTAAAAGCCGAAAATATTGAGATCATGAAGAAAGCGGGGAAGATCATTCTCTTGACTGCAAGTGCAGAAACGATTTATCAGAGAGTTAAAAATGATGAGCAAAGACCGCTGCTTAAAGGGAACCTGAATGCGGAGTACATAAACGAATTAATGGGAAAAAGACAGGCGGCATATCATGAAGCGGCCGATATTATAATCGAAACCGATCATAAAAACATGGCAGAAATTTGCAGCGAAATAATTACAAAGCTTGAAATTTTGGAGGGTACTGAATGATAACATATAGGAATGATATTGCAGTGGATGATTACTTACGGCTGCGTGACGCAGTAGAATGGAAGAAGGTTCCCAGGGAGCAGGCGGAAAAAGCACTGGCAGGTTCCGTTTACATGCTGGTGGCCTATGATGACGAAAAGGCTGTGGGCATGGCCCGAGTCGTGGGAGACGGCGCTTACATGGCGTTAATTGTAGATGTAATCGTTCATCCGGATTATCAAAAGATGAAAATCGGATCTTATATCATAAATAATATCATGAATACGCTGGAGTCGTCCATCAAGGGTGATGACATTATGATGATCAATCTGATGTCTCTGCAGGGCAAAGAAACTTTTTACGAACAATTTG
This region of Aminipila luticellarii genomic DNA includes:
- a CDS encoding LTA synthase family protein; this translates as MEKCKQFFMKYLHNAVAISIVLAFALNLIIESFARQSLMNGFQFFLDSPLVFLYNVFIIFATLSLALVIKRRVFSYVIISVVWLGLGITNGVILANRMTPFTTKDFEVLEDGLSIVTNYLSTVEIILACVGVVIAIILIALLFKFAPKKKTQINYKKNVVLLLAIVLSLVGATDLAIKNKVVDTFFGNLAYAYRDYGMPYCFINTWLNTGIRQPAGYSEEAIRSIFDKGELGSNDYATFSEKDDGKEHPNVIFLQMESFIDPTLLKDITYSKDPIPNFRALEKNYSTGYLTVPVVGAGTANTEFEMLTGMSVKFFGPGEYPYKSILTEATCESIPYDLKSIGYGTHAVHNHRAVFYGRNKVFANLGFDTFTSVEYMNHVVRTPKNWEKDFVLTDQVMDALQSTKQEDFIYTCSVQGHGKYPTEQVIKDPEIVVTKAPTTELKWQYEYYANQIHEMDQFIGELTERLKKYDEKVVLVIYGDHLPALEMTEDEMKTGSLFKTQYVIWSNFPMQKVDKDMYSYQVGADVLDRLGLHMGVMNKYHQDHMDSQTYKADMRKLEYDMLYGKKYIFNGENPYKKVDMKMGVKPIKITNIVRIGDKLYIKGENFTEYSKISLDGKILKTIFLGSSILGLQEDVDLNAVNRMKVSQVEKNKEILSTTE
- a CDS encoding GNAT family N-acetyltransferase; protein product: MLPSLETERLILRPFTTDDAEGLFAYASNPNVGPRAGWKPHADVEESRRIICELFLTDRFWAVIEKQSGKLIGSIGLETDKRRPDIASRELGYSLAEECWGKGIMTEAAKEAIRYAFEEMKLDVVAICTSLTNERSAGVIRKCGFKYEGTERSCYKIYDGSLRDSRCFSLLKSEWEALR
- a CDS encoding GNAT family N-acetyltransferase — encoded protein: MAAEIKGLIEIRDREKVIRTLMSAFSDYPQLAQAFPDKSRRLIVMEAALRFYAAFGMRYGGAYALDPACQGVAILLPSQKRKGSALKYFFAGSYSSQYKRAVSRMTEEEHRIRTELFAEISQMETEIKFPPKYLYISYLGVRPEYQGQGNGRMLMNRLVEYGEKKELPIVLITSEPKEVPFYQSMGFKMMGITSSRKFQFINIYLIK
- the ybaK gene encoding Cys-tRNA(Pro) deacylase; this encodes MAKTSKIKTNALRHLDAEKIRHNVYEYEAPEGFLDGVSVAKATGMDVTKVYKTLVTQGSSKEHYVCVIPVAEELDLKKAAKHFGEKKIEMIPAKEITNVTGYIKGGCSPIGMKKQFKTAIDSHAKDLEQIVVSAGKVGLQMELAVPDLVSVTGAELADLIVV
- a CDS encoding RidA family protein, which gives rise to MRKVVATSAAPAAIGPYSQGNIFGNLVFTSGQVPLNPETGEIIGTTIEEQTEQVFKNIKAILEEAGSSLDKVLKTTVFIKDMNDFGKINEVYATFFTEGSYPSRSAVEVARLPKDVLVEIETIAYL
- a CDS encoding shikimate kinase gives rise to the protein MKNFNRDIFLIGFMGTGKSAISSQLGEMMALEVLDTDALIVNSTGMSIPEIFERKGQDYFRTQETEILQKISKTKRHVISCGGGVVLKAENIEIMKKAGKIILLTASAETIYQRVKNDEQRPLLKGNLNAEYINELMGKRQAAYHEAADIIIETDHKNMAEICSEIITKLEILEGTE
- a CDS encoding GNAT family N-acetyltransferase; this encodes MITYRNDIAVDDYLRLRDAVEWKKVPREQAEKALAGSVYMLVAYDDEKAVGMARVVGDGAYMALIVDVIVHPDYQKMKIGSYIINNIMNTLESSIKGDDIMMINLMSLQGKETFYEQFGLSARPNDNMGPGMTKWLNVK